In Neoarius graeffei isolate fNeoGra1 chromosome 15, fNeoGra1.pri, whole genome shotgun sequence, a single genomic region encodes these proteins:
- the tal1 gene encoding T-cell acute lymphocytic leukemia protein 1 homolog produces the protein MMEKVKGERASPKEQEEEEEEEECGSPGRGAAGGEREARGKQEGTTTSTTTSTTSESAEGARKGAHLLLLLHGVAKETAHGGSEPKQEVAVIELATRGDIKGAEREADGRHTVQTTELRRPPVPLPLPPREPPNEVKRMVQLSPAAFPALPARAMLYSNMAQPLATLNSGFAGDAEQQYGMYPSNRLKRRAAPYEIEISDGSQPKIVRRIFTNSRERWRQQNVNGAFAELRKLIPTHPPDKKLSKNEILRLAMKYINFLAKLLNDQDDVMGGEAATRVRDGRDGGLVREDLLQDMLSPNSSCGSLLDGEGSPESFTEEQDSSVESRASGRGLHHSAMTVDTSNQR, from the exons ATGATGGAGAAAGTGAAAGGTGAGCGCGCGAGCCCgaaggagcaggaggaggaggaggaggaggaggagtgcggCTCACCGGGACGCGGCGCTGCTGGGGGGGAGCGCGAGGCGCGCGGGAAACAGGAAGGCACGACCACCAGCACCACGACAAGCACGACGTCCGAGTCTGCTGAGGGAGCGCGGAAAGGAgcgcacctcctcctcctccttcacggCGTTGCCAAGGAAACGGCGCACGGCGGCAGCGAGCCAAAACAGGAAGTGGCAGTGATTGAGCTGGCCACGAGAGGCGATATAAAAGGCGCTGAGCGAGAGGCGGACGGCAGACACACGGTGCAGACCACCGAGTTGCGCAGACCACCAGTTCCTCTGCCGCTGCCCCCGAGGGAGCCGCCAAACGAAGTCAAGCGAATGGTGCAGCTGAGCCCGGCCGCCTTCCCCGCTCTGCCCGCCCGCGCCATGCTCTACAGCAACATGGCGCAACCGCTCGCCACTCTCAACAG TGGCTTCGCTGGGGACGCGGAGCAGCAGTACGGCATGTACCCCAGCAACCGCCTGAAGCGCAGAGCTGCGCCCTACGAGATCGAGATCAGTGATG GTTCACAGCCAAAGATTGTGCGACGCATCTTTACAAACAGCCGTGAGCGCTGGAGGCAGCAGAATGTGAACGGTGCCTTTGCTGAGCTGCGCAAGCTCATCCCCACTCATCCTCCTGACAAGAAGCTGAGCAAGAACGAGATTTTGCGCCTGGCTATGAAGTACATCAACTTCCTGGCCAAGCTGTTAAATGACCAGGATGATGTGATGGGTGGGGAGGCGGCAACACGGGTGCGGGACGGACGGGACGGGGGACTAGTGAGGGAAGACCTCCTGCAGGACATGTTGAGTCCAAACTCCAGCTGCGGGAGCCTGCTGGATGGAGAAGGAAGCCCAGAGAGCTTCACCGAGGAGCAGGActcatcagtggagtccagagcATCTGGGCGAGGACTGCACCACTCGGCCATGACTGTGGACACCAGTAACCAACGATGA